The genome window GGGTTCCGGGAAGATTCATATAGGTGGATAGTGCTGGCGCTGTAGTTCTGCGGTCGGTATGAGCTGCACCATAGAGAAGATTCTCACAGACGCTAAAACGTTGCTGGAGAGGCTGCGCGAGCACGATGCAGCCGCGGAGTCGCTGGTAGATCAGTCAGCGGCTCTGCACCGGCGGGTGGCCGCTATGCGGGAGGCGGGGACAGCACTTCCGGACCAGGTCAGGCAAGAGGGTAGGGGTCTGTGCCCTCAAGTTCTGGGTCCTGGAAGGGTGGTGGGAGAGGTGAATTGGGCACTCGGCCTGGAATTTATTCCTGGTCTCAGAGGGTGACAGTGAGACATTTCTGGGGGTGTCGGGGCCGAGAGTGCTGCCCTGCAGCTCTTTGACTCCTGCTTCAGTTGTATCTGCGGCTGTTCTGCTTACGCCGTGCTGAGTCTCTCTGTTTGTCCAGTGTCAAGAGGATGCATCCGATATAAAGGACATGTCCAAATACAAACCTCACATTCTGCTGTCCCAAGAAAATACACAGATTAGAGACTTGCAGCAGGAAAACAGAGGTTAGTCAGGCCTTTTTGTGTAGTTGTTTTTTCATATCCAGTaatttttcaaagatttcttaCAAAACTGGCTAACCGTTCACAAAAGTGCATGTCTTATATGTATTTCTAGATTAATACTTTTAATTAATAAAGTTATCCTGTGCTGGCCTAGTAACAATAAAGTTTGTTACATTACCCTTTTCAAGGGCAACTGACCAATGTTATATTTATAGGCAGCTTATCAAAGAGGTGCTTAGTAGAGTTCAGCTATTGTACCACTTACTTTGGCATTTTCCAGGTTGAAGCTTGAATAAAAAATTACTATCCTCAAGGgcttaacatttaatatttaatactgaAATAAACACTAAAGTTAAGATTGAAGGGTTTTTcataatgaacaaaacagcagtagagtcatagacactgagaagtgactagtagttactaaaggggaggggttggggtgggttggcagggaaggatgagggggataaaggggcacaataataggcaatcacaatataagttggtcacatgACAGCAGTACAGCATGTAGAATATAGtcattgattctgtaacatctttccatgttggtAGCAATCACACTAgaagggatgaggatttaataatatgggtgattgttgaaccactgtgttgtacatttgaaaccaatataagatcatatatcatgatacttcaattaaaaaaaaagattcaagggTATTTTTATGTTCTTGTGCAGTGTGGAAGAACTGAATTTTGTCCTCGGGCTGTATACTCTTAGGTTTACTGAATACATCATTAATGATAGTAGAATGAATAGTTATTTGTGTATAAGTTTACAGAGAGTTTTTACATATATCATCCCATTGTATtctcttatctccattttaaggTAGACAAGCTGGGTACTTACTGCATGCAGATAAGAAataagcccagagaggttaaatggtTTGCTTGAGAGTATTAAATTAGTAACTCGTAGAACTGAACTCAAATGAAGGTCTTCTGAGTCTGTATTCCATGTTGTTTTACCAGACTATGCTGCCTCAACCTAGAAAGTTCTTTTTCACATAGACCTTaactgttgaattttgtggacTTAAACCCTGATTTACAATTTGGGATTCACAGTATCTCATTGTGTGTCATAAAATTCCAACTATTGAGAGCTTGGCTTTGGGAGCTATCTGTAGACATCAGTGccaagttattttgttttttgatagagCTATGGATTTCCTTGGAAGAACACCAGGATGCTTTGGAACTCATCATGAGCAAGTACCGAAAACAGATGTTACAACTGATGGTTGCTAAAAAAGCAGTGGATGCTGAACCAGTCCTGAAAGCTCACCAGTCTCACTCTGCAGTAAGAAACTTCGATGAATAAATTCTAAATGAACTGAATTGGAATCTTGAAATTGTTTtagagtgcttttttttttaggaaaagctGGGTTTCCTTTCatttgcttttgattttgttaCAGCTTTGTAAAGATATAAATAGAAAAGAGGGGGTAAGGGGCTGCTTAAGTCCTTTTATTTCAGTGGGACTAATGTTCCTCCCTCTGTCCTTCACCACGATCTCTTTTCATTATGTTAATGAATGCTTAGTTCTTCCACCAAACATGCCAGTTAGTGTtaaaggtgctcaataaatacttagttATTGTACATTTCCCTAAACTGTAAGCTCCTTGATTGTAGGGAGCATGAGTCCATTTTTTATCCCTAACATAGTACCTGGTACATAGCAAACAGTCAGTAAACCTTTACTGAACTGAACTATGTAGCATCATATTATGTTGTTAGGAGAAATAcggtatttttaaaagcatatggcATACTTTCTACACTTTGGTTGCTTGTGATTTAATTTGGGAGACCTAATAATTGTGCTTATGTTTATAGAGTGCTTCATCGTTGTCATTCTACATTCACACATAGTGTATCATTTAATTCTGGATTCACAAATTGGTGCCTCACTCTTTGCTATATGGAATTTGAAAGATAAATATCTTAAATTCCATTGAAAGGATTTTACTAAGATAAAAGTCTTAGGGAACAGGGtcattttaaatacatgaaaGGCTTTTcatctgaaacagaaaaataaacttttattttctatagtCTGGAGGAGAAAAGTTGAACCTTGAAGGAGTCAAGAGTTTAGCTCATATGAAAAACTTGCTAAGAGGTATATCCAAAGATAGAATAAGATAACCTTGGAATGTGGTGAGCTTCCTGCCAATAAAGTATTCAAATTTGTTCAACACCCAGTGGGTGGTTAGACTAGAATCGATGtttcaaaaacaaattatttggaaatacCATGAGATAACTTTACTCTGCTTTACCTCTGAGGACCAAGGTTATAGTGAAACTCCTGTGTAAATCTCTGTAACATAGATTAAGTAAACTTTTTGAGATCATAATGCACATGTTCTCATGAACTTCATACCTGtagaaagattattttttcacctttttttccttaatatcttCACAGGAAATTGAGAGTCAGATTGACagaatctgtgaaatgggagaagTCATGAGGAAAGCCGTTCAGGTGGACGATGACCAATTTTGTAAGATTCAGGAAAAACTGGCCCAATTAGAGGTAAgattgttgctgttttaggttCACAATATTTTAGGAAGTTTTCATAGACTCTGGAAGGCATGCCATTGCTATCCCATCACTGCAGTGTCCTGATGTTTTCTGTGTGCTCATAATTTACAATTAAAACTTCTTCATACCCTTTTCAAGAAAGGAAATAGCAGCAGCAAACAATGAAAATGCCAACTATGTATTAGCTAGGAATTGAGAAATTACCAAATTGAGAGGATAGAGAGGACAGAAGAGCCAGGTTACATGTGAGCTAAAAATCTCTTACCTGCATTAAAGGAAGTCAAATAGATAGATATCTCAAACTCATGATCAACAACTAGAAGTACAGGCATATTATTTAGAATTATGGAAGGAAATACCAAAAGAAATAGATGAAAGTATTAAAAGTGGCTGCCTTTGGAGAACAAAGCCAAGGAACTGGTGTTTATTTTATAAGCCTGTagtcttaattattttaaagctatttgcacttgatattttgattaaaataggaataatttacaaataaaggCTTGGGGTATTAGTGTGCTCATAAAGTTGTTAAGGAAAAACGTTATAATAAATGGTTTGAATGCTCCTTATTACAGGATGCTGTCATGGGCCCTTTGAGAAataccagagagaaaaagatggggTCCCTGTTCAGTCTAGTGAAAGGAATAACATTAGTGCTTATATTAAGAGAGATACAAAGTACTAAGGGAAGCATTTTTTATGGTAGAAAATTTAGTGGCCATGGGTCTGACTCTTGGTGAAACCTGACAATACTATATGGTTTACCAGAATTTCTTGCAGAGAGAATAATGGTGAAGAGTGAAGCTGCCCTATCTGGAAATCAAAGGGAGTGACAAGATCACAAGAGGAATTAGGAGTTAGTTAAAATGATAGAACAACCTTGTCTACACTATCCCTGATTTACCTTACTATGGAAACAGCTCTAAAAAAATGTGGGACAAATTTTACTTAATATGGAGATGCAGAAAAACAGGCATCACATTGAGACCCCAGCAATACCACATCTGAGTGGTCTGAGTTTGAACAAGTTTTTAGACTTCTGTGAGCCACAATGTCCTCATCTTAAAGTGAATATGGATATAGGCAATGGTACCTATCCTACAGATTGAGAATAATGGAAGACACCCACATGGTGTCTGTCTGTGTACCCAGTAAgtactttcttctcctttccttcctttctctaaaaCTATAGGGCATCTAGGAGAGAAGGTTGAGCAGAGTGAAACTACTGtcaagaatttaaaagataaacagTAGTAAAGTGTGGAAACTATAAAGAGTATGACAAGCAGTGAATTCCTCAGGTAGAGAGGgaccttgtttttttctttgtagtccTAACACATGGCATATAGAaattactcagtaaatatttgttacatgAGTAAATAAGTAATGTTTTAGGAAATTTGAAGTTCTGTTCTTTTGTTGccttaaagcttttaaaattaaaataatatgcttTCTGTTCCAGGCCCAAAACAATGCTTTCTGAtgtggtttgtcagtcaaatacCTGAAATAAACAtacaccatttttttctttttaccagctTGAAAATAAGGAACTTCGAGAATTATTGTCCATCAGCACTGAGTCTCTTCCGGTCAGAAAGGAAAACTCAATGGACACTGCTTCCCAAGCCATTAAATAACTGAGCTACTGAATGACAGCTGTAGATTATCAAGGAAGGAAGTTGTCATCTTTCTATTCAAATATTGTCCATTCAGACTTGATTTAGTGTTAATGAAAGGTATCAGGTGGCAGTTATAATTCTAAGTCAGAATTAGCTGTCCAGAAAACAGTTCTGGGATGTGTTTAGTGAGAATACACAGAAGTTTTACCATTCCTTTCTCTAAGAgagtactttttaattttcatttctggcaCCCCAGTTTATATAAACTGTGTTTTcagttcatttctgtttttttacatCTCTGAAACTTAAAGCATTTTATTATAAGTCAACAGTTTTATATAGGATTGTAAattgaaattctaaaaattttttaaagcaattagcTTTTTAAATCTATTTGGCATAAACCTGGGTGTTTTTTCCATTTGATAAAAATGATACTATTCCCCAGAACTAGAATGGCAGATTCTCTGATTCATAATGTAATTCAACTTTATGAAGTTTTAAGTCTCTGTGGTGCTAAGAGTTGGCACTTTGTGCCTCATGTCTTTAGTCTTAATTTGAGAGAACCTACTGCTAGTCCTCAGTAGGTTCTAGTGGTAGTATAGACTTTGTATTGTTCAAAGAATGCTGAGAAATTTGTTctgcatatgtgcacacacacatgcactcttAGTTCAAATGCTGGaaatagcttttatttattatatttggtATTGGTagttaatttttcaattttgttcaACTAGGAAATCTGTAACCTGGGTAGAAGTGTAAAGAACATATAATAGGTTTATTTACATCATAATTCTTAGGTACTACATTctgtttaatttatatgtaacTTCTGTTTAATGGTTAAGAACTGTCACTTAGTTAGATGTCTTTAATTACTAGTACTAGTAGTTGGCTTTctttttatatccatttttcaCAAGGAAGCAAAGTTTTTTTATCACCTCAAGAGAGTTGTTACACTCTTAGTGCAGTGTAGACAGCAAAACAATGTTGAGATTCAAATACGAGTAGTCAAGTAGGCTCACCCATCAATTCATTCCCGTTTACTAgcatttcaaattttcaaattatttcatgttttaCTGTCAATTTAGGTTTACCCCCAAATAATTGAAGTAATGCTAAATCTGTCTATATTTTACAATAGCACTGAGCACCATACTGCATGGGAGAGACTCAGTGTTAAAACAGTTTTGTTAGTGCTTTGTGTGGCATAAAATTTCTTGGTACTGCCACAAAGAATTAACTCCAGTTAAAACAACAATCTAGGATGTCCTAAAAGCATCTGATCCCAGTGATACTAATGGAGTTTGCTGACAGGTGTGGGctttaatgaatgaatatatgtcaTTTTAGAATTTGTCAAATTTCTTCTCAAAGTCCTGCATCACTTCAAAAGAGTAGgcatttttatcttatttcccAACGAGCTAACATTTAGTCTTTGCCTTGAAGTATATGCCGTAAGTGCCACTGTATGTCCCACAATTCATTCAGGAGACATTTGTCAGTTGCCATGGCCACTTTTCAGTGAAAATGATTATGTAGTCAAATGGCCCATTAAAGTATAATATGATGTCCTTTTATCTGTCTCACGTTCCTTTAGAATTGCTTACAAAGTTCTTTGTATCTCAATATCAGGATAAACCTCTGTTAACTTTTACCCCCTAGCAAATCAAAAGCTTAAAGTATAAGTCTAAAGAGCTGTCAGTGTCCTACATAATACATGTTCTGGCTACAGTTACTGCTATGAAGATACTGTATAGTTAGAAAGTCGAAGTAGGGAAGGAATGTTCTTTGATTTGAGTGGATAGTAAAGTCTCTTGCAGTGGATGGAGGAATTTGACTTAATTGCAAAATCTTAGTGCAAATGTGTCTTTTCTGATAAAAACCTCATTTTGAGAAAATCAGCTAATTTTAACTTAGTAATGAGTCTATAAAGAAGTGCAGAGTTTGTTTTTCACATACCCAGGAACATGTCAAGAAGACAGGGATTTTCTTAACTATTTTGTAATTAGCACAATGTAGTCAGCAGTATAACTTTACAAATATTTGCTTATGAAATGGTTTTCAAGATTTCCTCCTGATTAGAAATCATAAATTACATGATTAcaaatcaaattataaaattaaaactgaatttggaaatatcttgaaaaatgcttaaaaactATTGATATTTACCTTTATTACCTTGACATATTAGTATCGTATGCATTATTTGAGTCAGACATTGAAAGTCtatttcagtgtttctcaaaatgtgttTCAGTGACTTACAAAATAGAAATTTGGGGATGGGATCAAGCAATTTGTATTTTAATCTCAGATACATTCTAAGGACACTAGTTTGAGAGTGCCTAATCTGTTATGTACTTCATCTGGAGTTATGAAtagaaaaaagggagggagggatgttGACAttgttctcaaagaaaaaaaatctgggagAGAcaaacaagtatatatatatatataattacaaagcAGTGTGATAAATCCAATATGAGACTGTATAGGATGCATAGGAGGGACTTTTTAAACCTGAGAATCCAATAGAGACAACAAATGAGTAGGGGAACAAAAGCTTGGTGCTTTCTAATTATAGAATCTCATTTCAGCTGTACCTCATTTCGTCAGATACTCAGGCACAAGGAGGTTGTGTATTTGTGCACAAACTGGAAATAAGATTGAAACCCAGAGAGACTCTTAAACATATTCTTAACCATCAAATTAAGATGCTTTAATGCCAAATACTGTTCAAAGTGATTTTTGATTAGCAAATCTATTTTTACTAATagtgcaaaagaagaaaatattgtgAATTCAATAAGTGGAATGTTAACTAATGAAACATAATTGTCATCTGTTTTCTAGAATGGTGTAGCTGAGCATATGTGGCATGCAATTAACTAAAAGGAATAATGCCTAATCAGTGGCCCTTACTAAATGCAGGAAAGAGTGCAGTTCTGTCTTTCAAATCTGCCTCCTTAGCATGTTTTTCATCCTTCTTGCTTTTCTTGTTTGCAGGAGTGTTGCTGCTGTGCCAAATGTCATATCCATGTTGAAGGCAGGTCTAACTATACTTTTTTATGAGGAAATTCATTCCCAGAAATTTCAGATGAGTTTCCCCTGTTTATTTGCCTGGCCTGTTAAATGCTCACTTCcagctgcaaaggaggctggcTGTATAGCTGCCCCAAATAAAATCAGTATTCTATTAGCAAAGAGAATTGAGAAGGCACCTAAAGTCTGACACAGATCCTTTTACattgaataatttttaataggCTTTAGCTGAAGGACTGTGTTGATGTTGAATAGCCAGAATAATGGGCTGTAGCAGACAAGTCATTTCTTTTTTGGCTGCCCAATCCTAACTCCTACATTTAGGGAACCCCTCACCTAATAAGGCAGAACCTTCCTCTCTCCTGAAAAATGTGAA of Manis javanica isolate MJ-LG chromosome 4, MJ_LKY, whole genome shotgun sequence contains these proteins:
- the SIKE1 gene encoding suppressor of IKBKE 1 isoform X1, translated to MSCTIEKILTDAKTLLERLREHDAAAESLVDQSAALHRRVAAMREAGTALPDQCQEDASDIKDMSKYKPHILLSQENTQIRDLQQENRELWISLEEHQDALELIMSKYRKQMLQLMVAKKAVDAEPVLKAHQSHSAEIESQIDRICEMGEVMRKAVQVDDDQFCKIQEKLAQLELENKELRELLSISTESLPVRKENSMDTASQAIK
- the SIKE1 gene encoding suppressor of IKBKE 1 isoform X2 — its product is MSCTIEKILTDAKTLLERLREHDAAAESLVDQSAALHRRVAAMREAGTALPDQCQEDASDIKDMSKYKPHILLSQENTQIRDLQQENRELWISLEEHQDALELIMSKYRKQMLQLMVAKKAVDAEPVLKAHQSHSAEIESQIDRICEMGEVMRKAVQVDDDQFCKIQEKLAQLEECCCCAKCHIHVEGRSNYTFL